A segment of the Salminus brasiliensis chromosome 5, fSalBra1.hap2, whole genome shotgun sequence genome:
ctcaaacaccaacaaacatACCCTTTGCTGCCCAAAATTCaagctgggtcagaacatctccaaaacctcaggcaggtcttgtagggggttcccagtatgcagtggtcagtacctaccaaaagtgcttcaaggaaggagaaccggtgaactggtgacCCAAGGCTCTCattaatgctcatggaggccccgcccacctcacaacttacaggacttaaaggatctgctgctaataaaaaaaaatactaaataaaactTGCTGCCtagcaaaaacacaaacactgaatcTCTCCCAGAGCTGAACTGCACTGGATGCCTTTTATTGAACGTATTGCTGGAGAAGCACATTCTAAATATTAGATATGATAAGATATGAACTCTGTAATTTCTAACAgaccattattaattattacttaacagatatttattgcacactgcataatttgaacactacccctaattatttattattctttgtctgcaTTGTGTTGCTCTTGttttctgtatgcactgtgtctatgttacATCATGGTCCTGGTGGaatgttgtttcatttcaaactagctgagttttTCTTAACTaagcagtgaagcacttttgtaagtcgctctggataagagcgtctgctaaatgtcataaGTGTTAATGTAAAAGGGAGACAAAGAAAGTGGCTCGGGTCAGACCACACAACACTATTCCATCCAATTATATCTATGCGGCGTCAGCGAGCTGGAAAACGGGCCTTGTCTAACATTGCGTGTTGGACAAGGCCCTTAGCCAGCGCACTAACAccatggtagtgatgttggatgaggctgTAGATGGTGTGCTTTTGAAGGCGTGTTTGTGTTAGCTGTCTTTTggtctgacaaaagtatttggacacctgcttattcattgtttcttcagaaattaaGTATATTCAACTATATTAATGTCCAGGGAAAACTTTCTACTCAATTTCagagcaatgctgtgaggattggattgcattcagcaataggagcattagagaggtcagaatgttggatgatcatcaccccacctcatcgccaactcatcccaaacgtactggatggagcacctccgtttcagagaacacagttccactgctccacagctcaatactggggggttttacacccctctagcccacacctggcattaggcatggtgtacAACACAAGACAttattgtttatctgctccagagagtcctattttgttggcagtatttctccacagggactagacaagctgtgtgtgtgcatttgcacatctgtgtcagcaatgagtgctctatctttctctctctcacacacacacacacctatacatacatatagagtATACATGGCCCATGTCTAGATTTCAGTACATCACCGTGGCAACAAGCtcattatgatgtcacaataaatGAGGGTAGTGATGCAGAACTGCAAAAGTGTACAACTTGAAAGTTGGTCATTTCTGTTGAGTTCAATGAACGAAAACACTCAGAAAACGATGGAGCAGCGCTCTAAACATACAGGTCAGTCCATACACTCCTGCTGAAGTTTTACTTATTAGAGCTGCTTTTGTTTGAAGGCCACTTTTGAATCTGAACTTTAGTGAAGGGACAAAAATGCTCTTTACTTAGCAACATTGTTTATGGACACTAGTGCAGTTTTAGCACATTTAAACAGCACTTTACCGTAAGAAAATAGTATATCAATGTTATGTACCTGTCTAGTATTACCATTAGCAGAAATATACACAGCTCACGGTCTATGAAAttccattaaaaatacaaatcatcCTGTACACAGATGGTGgtggaagaaaaaggaaaaggacagaGGTGGAATTCAGCCGCAGTGTTCTGGTAGGAACGAGTCCAGTTCCTGATACTGAAGCCTCTAccaggaagaagaggaaaggGACCGTAAACCGTCCCACCAAGCCAGGTCAGTACATTGGTCAGACCTGAAGAAGGTCCTATGTATATAAGTAAACCTTTAATTATCCAAGTTTACATGATGTAAATTCCACTGCCCCCTGCACAGCAGGTGATGTTAATAGATAAACTCATGATAAATGATCTAAAGAGAGCTAATATTCATGTTCACCACTATTTTCCACAGATACCTTTgatgatttatatatttttggaaggAAACTGGGCGAAGGAAGCTTTGGAACAGTCTTCGCGGGAACACGTCTCTCCGATCTCCTACAGGTTGTTACCTCAGTCTCTCCATAACTTCATTATCTCCTCTATTGTCTTTTCAGTCCCCATAATCCTAATACCTTGTATTATCCTTGTGTGCAGGTGGCCATTAAATTTGTCCcaaaacaggaaggtgatcTATACGTCCAAAGTGTAAGTTTACCTAGAACCCAGTTTTACCTTCAAAACCTGTCCATAAAGCATACTAGTAGTAACACAGAACTGGATTTCACATGATCAGTTCTCATTATCTGATCTCACGTTTTCCTGCAGCCTGATGACTCCAAGTCCGTGCCTGCTGAAGTGGCTCTCATGCAGACGTTGAGTGAGCCACCCGTTAGCAATATTATAAAGCTCATCGACTGGTTTGATGAGCCTGAGCGCTACATTTTAATCCTTGAGCGTCCTCACCCCTGCATGGACTTGGATGCCTTCATTGACAACTTCGGAGGTTCCATCACTGAAGACATGGCCAGAAACTTAATGGTCCAGGCAGTTGGGGCGGCAAAAAAATGCCACAAGCGAGGTGTCCTGCACCGGGATATTAAAACAGAGAACTTCCTCATCAACACGGACACCTCAGAGCTAAAGCTCATTGATTTTGGCTGTGGTGACTGGGTCAGGAAGGCTGGACATACTGATTATGCAGGTATATTTGAGTTTAGGGCACTGAAATCACTACAAAATTCACACATTGCTTACAAAATGAGGATCCTCAGAGGAGCCTGATGTCCCATAGCCACTTGAGCTGTTAAATGAAGATAGAAATGAAGATCTGTGCTCAGCTCTCCTTATTTCTCTTCCTCTGTTATGTTCTCAGGCACCTTGGAATACTGGCCTCCAGAATTCCTCCTAAAGCGGAGGTACCACGCCAGGCCTGCAACAGTGTGGTCGTTAGGAGTCCTTCTGTTCAGGATGGTATGTGGATTCCTGCCCTTTAGAAACGGCCTGGATATCCTCGAGGGACCTCTGTGCTTTGAGGACGGCCTATCCAGTGGTAAGATAAATGGTAGCATCTTGgtaaacaagaagaaaacagACACATATCTAAGTGGAAGAGACAGAAATCAGAAACTAGATCTGTAGTTGGGAGAATATGCAGAACTAAAGCTGAAGGATCGCAGTACATACCAGGTGTCCCCAAATGTAGAAGTTCAGATCTGTGTATATAGCATGGTAGTCTTTTTGAAATGTAGAGatcattaaaagaaaagaaaagctaaATGTCATGCTGAAGCATCTTTCTCTCATCCAATCCCATCACTCTACACAGAATGCTGCAATCTGATTAGCTGGTGCCTGCAGTACAAACCATCCAGGAGGCCTACTTTTCAGCAGATCTTGCAGCACAGTTGGTTCCAATGCAACGAGTCAGCCTAGGATCAGGTTAGCCAGGGAGAAAAGGAAGTTAATGCTAAGAGAAGAAGCAGTACAAGCTAAAATATGTCTTTTGGTGATAGAGAGGAGCCGATAGTGTGATATTAGTACATGCTCCTAACTTTCTAGAAATATGAATTAACATGAAATAATCTCAGCATTGCAAATCTTAAGGAGTGCATCTGTATCTAATGCATATTGTTTGGTTTGCGTTTCAGGCTGTGGAAAGAGAATCCTGTAGTGGCCTGCTGAGACAGATCACAACAACATTAGGGGATAACACAAATGTGGCACAGTCTGTGACTCATTGAGTGAACAAGCTACTGTGAGGTGTAGGGATTAGtatagaagtgagtgtagaagctaggatgatgtgtagaagctagtgtgaggtgtaggagtgagtgtgaggtgtaggtagtagtgtaggagtgtgttgatgctagtgtgaggtgtaggagtgagtgtagatgctagggtgaggtgtagtagTGAGGTGTAGAAGCAAGTGTAAAAGGTAGCGTAAGGTGtagtagtgagtgtagaagctagggtgaggtgtagaagCAAGTGTAAAAGGTAGCGTAAGGTGtagtagtgagtgtagaagctagggtgaggtgtaggagtgagtgtgaggtgtaggtagtagtgtagaagtgagtgtagaagctagcgTGAGATGAgtaagtgtagaagctaggagtgagtgtagaagctagtgtgaggtgtaggtagtagtgtacaagtgagtgtagatgctagtgtgaggtgtaggagtaaGTGTAGATGCTAGGGTGAGGCCTCCATCAGATCAAAGGAGGTAAGCAGTCAGAAAGGCTTGGCTTGTTTCATTA
Coding sequences within it:
- the LOC140556602 gene encoding serine/threonine-protein kinase pim-1-like codes for the protein MEQRSKHTDGGGRKRKRTEVEFSRSVLVGTSPVPDTEASTRKKRKGTVNRPTKPDTFDDLYIFGRKLGEGSFGTVFAGTRLSDLLQVAIKFVPKQEGDLYVQSPDDSKSVPAEVALMQTLSEPPVSNIIKLIDWFDEPERYILILERPHPCMDLDAFIDNFGGSITEDMARNLMVQAVGAAKKCHKRGVLHRDIKTENFLINTDTSELKLIDFGCGDWVRKAGHTDYAGTLEYWPPEFLLKRRYHARPATVWSLGVLLFRMVCGFLPFRNGLDILEGPLCFEDGLSSGCGKRIL